A genomic window from Carassius auratus strain Wakin chromosome 19, ASM336829v1, whole genome shotgun sequence includes:
- the LOC113119220 gene encoding uncharacterized protein LOC113119220 isoform X1: protein MSLGFGIWEAHYSTGPGLKLTDFSMGIESQGPLRPAGNLTPKQVKTFQKVEPKALGSIQIIIAVLCLCLSITILQLYEEVHFSPDVIVVVVIVVQLLVSGSILIHAGRFPSLFWVKATLVSHLVSAAFSTAVLGLLSRHLPYRQDTYHCEHCRRLEIYAVQQYCYRKCTYTVERNCKLLIDGFLATLVLFLVVELVICIVTILFGLSALAKGGVQLPSFRQRAAPSEPEAVTPSQPQVEVMVSEVEPMPKLEPEPKSEPIEEIPSPPTEPQVAPIDSLTDV from the exons CCAGGCCTCAAACTGACTGACTTCAGCATGGGCATTGAGAGTCAGGGCCCCCTGCGCCCTGCAGGAAACCTGACGCCAAAGCAGGTCAAGACATTTCAGAAGGTGGAGCCCAAAGCGCTGGGG tCCATTCAGATCATCATCGCAGTCTTGTGCTTGTGTCTGAGCATCACCATTCTCCAGCTCTATGAAGAGGTTCACTTCTCTCCTGATGTCATTGTTGTGGTAGTGATCGTTGTTCAG TTGCTTGTATCTGGATCCATTTTAATCCATGCTGGACGGTTCCCGTCTCTGTTCTGG GTGAAAGCCACACTGGTGTCTCACCTGGTCAGTGCAGCGTTCTCCACTGCTGTTCTTGGGCTGCTGTCCCGTCACCTGCCGTACCGTCAGGACACGTACCACTGTGAGCACTGCAGGAGACTGGAGATCTACGCTGTG CAACAATATTGTTACAGGAAGTGCACTTATACTGTCGAGAGAAATTGTAAA CTCTTGATCGACGGCTTCTTGGCCACGCTGGTTCTGTTTCTGGTGGTGGAGTTGGTGATCTGCATTGTAACCATCTTGTTTGGACTCAGTGCTCTGGCTAAAGGTGGTGTGCAG CTTCCTAGCTTTAGACAGCGTGCTGCCCCATCTGAGCCCGAGGCCGTCACCCCTAGCCAACCTCAG GTGGAAGTGATGGTGTCAGAGGTGGAGCCAATGCCTAAGCTTGAACCTGAACCCAAATCTGAACCGATAGAAGAAATCCCCAGCCCTCCCACTGAGCCTCAAGTGGCACCCATTGACTCTTTAACAGACGTTTGA
- the LOC113119220 gene encoding high affinity immunoglobulin epsilon receptor subunit beta-like isoform X2 — MSLGFGIWEAHYSTGPGLKLTDFSMGIESQGPLRPAGNLTPKQVKTFQKVEPKALGSIQIIIAVLCLCLSITILQLYEEVHFSPDVIVVVVIVVQLLVSGSILIHAGRFPSLFWVKATLVSHLVSAAFSTAVLGLLSRHLPYRQDTYHCEHCRRLEIYAVLLIDGFLATLVLFLVVELVICIVTILFGLSALAKGGVQLPSFRQRAAPSEPEAVTPSQPQVEVMVSEVEPMPKLEPEPKSEPIEEIPSPPTEPQVAPIDSLTDV; from the exons CCAGGCCTCAAACTGACTGACTTCAGCATGGGCATTGAGAGTCAGGGCCCCCTGCGCCCTGCAGGAAACCTGACGCCAAAGCAGGTCAAGACATTTCAGAAGGTGGAGCCCAAAGCGCTGGGG tCCATTCAGATCATCATCGCAGTCTTGTGCTTGTGTCTGAGCATCACCATTCTCCAGCTCTATGAAGAGGTTCACTTCTCTCCTGATGTCATTGTTGTGGTAGTGATCGTTGTTCAG TTGCTTGTATCTGGATCCATTTTAATCCATGCTGGACGGTTCCCGTCTCTGTTCTGG GTGAAAGCCACACTGGTGTCTCACCTGGTCAGTGCAGCGTTCTCCACTGCTGTTCTTGGGCTGCTGTCCCGTCACCTGCCGTACCGTCAGGACACGTACCACTGTGAGCACTGCAGGAGACTGGAGATCTACGCTGTG CTCTTGATCGACGGCTTCTTGGCCACGCTGGTTCTGTTTCTGGTGGTGGAGTTGGTGATCTGCATTGTAACCATCTTGTTTGGACTCAGTGCTCTGGCTAAAGGTGGTGTGCAG CTTCCTAGCTTTAGACAGCGTGCTGCCCCATCTGAGCCCGAGGCCGTCACCCCTAGCCAACCTCAG GTGGAAGTGATGGTGTCAGAGGTGGAGCCAATGCCTAAGCTTGAACCTGAACCCAAATCTGAACCGATAGAAGAAATCCCCAGCCCTCCCACTGAGCCTCAAGTGGCACCCATTGACTCTTTAACAGACGTTTGA
- the LOC113119220 gene encoding uncharacterized protein LOC113119220 isoform X3 yields MGIESQGPLRPAGNLTPKQVKTFQKVEPKALGSIQIIIAVLCLCLSITILQLYEEVHFSPDVIVVVVIVVQLLVSGSILIHAGRFPSLFWVKATLVSHLVSAAFSTAVLGLLSRHLPYRQDTYHCEHCRRLEIYAVQQYCYRKCTYTVERNCKLLIDGFLATLVLFLVVELVICIVTILFGLSALAKGGVQLPSFRQRAAPSEPEAVTPSQPQVEVMVSEVEPMPKLEPEPKSEPIEEIPSPPTEPQVAPIDSLTDV; encoded by the exons ATGGGCATTGAGAGTCAGGGCCCCCTGCGCCCTGCAGGAAACCTGACGCCAAAGCAGGTCAAGACATTTCAGAAGGTGGAGCCCAAAGCGCTGGGG tCCATTCAGATCATCATCGCAGTCTTGTGCTTGTGTCTGAGCATCACCATTCTCCAGCTCTATGAAGAGGTTCACTTCTCTCCTGATGTCATTGTTGTGGTAGTGATCGTTGTTCAG TTGCTTGTATCTGGATCCATTTTAATCCATGCTGGACGGTTCCCGTCTCTGTTCTGG GTGAAAGCCACACTGGTGTCTCACCTGGTCAGTGCAGCGTTCTCCACTGCTGTTCTTGGGCTGCTGTCCCGTCACCTGCCGTACCGTCAGGACACGTACCACTGTGAGCACTGCAGGAGACTGGAGATCTACGCTGTG CAACAATATTGTTACAGGAAGTGCACTTATACTGTCGAGAGAAATTGTAAA CTCTTGATCGACGGCTTCTTGGCCACGCTGGTTCTGTTTCTGGTGGTGGAGTTGGTGATCTGCATTGTAACCATCTTGTTTGGACTCAGTGCTCTGGCTAAAGGTGGTGTGCAG CTTCCTAGCTTTAGACAGCGTGCTGCCCCATCTGAGCCCGAGGCCGTCACCCCTAGCCAACCTCAG GTGGAAGTGATGGTGTCAGAGGTGGAGCCAATGCCTAAGCTTGAACCTGAACCCAAATCTGAACCGATAGAAGAAATCCCCAGCCCTCCCACTGAGCCTCAAGTGGCACCCATTGACTCTTTAACAGACGTTTGA
- the LOC113119221 gene encoding mucin-1-like: protein MRHITLYYTGAAFLFLLFSATGAEPYTIVRILEGLQAEPQTSPSPLNSFSLCMEIKNRVFSDALLNSTSQQYKQMYAEVAGVLDIAFNCSDCDTRDTYRGVTNIQFSNGSVIANCTIQFQTIFINHVMLKHLFLRAIDNKTFVNGLAVNRQYTAEIVAPAWLFSKSTTFAESSAEGLPGWAIALLVLACIIILLMFLVLLLLCFWCCRRKAKKEETQTIAPYERTSYKEHLSDPTYLSHTPEKRPNYQSMGEPEAQHDNRAGIYMMNPQR, encoded by the exons ATGAGGCACATCACATTATACTACACTGGGGCTGCATTCCTCTTCTTGCTGTTCTCTGCAACAG GTGCTGAGCCCTACACTATTGTAAGGATTTTGGAGGGCCTCCAGGCAGAGCCCCAGACCTCCCCTTCACCCCTGAACTCATTCTCCCTCTGCATGGAGATCAAGAACCGCGTCTTCAGCGACGCTCTCCTCAACTCAACCTCACAGCAGTACAAGCAGATGTATGCTGAGGTCGCTGGAGTT CTGGACATCGCCTTTAACTGCTCTGACTGTGACACAAGAGACACCTACAGAGGAGTGACAAACATACAGTTCAG TAACGGGTCTGTGATCGCAAACTGTACCATCCAGTTCCAGACTATTTTCATCAACCATGTTATGCTCAAGCATTTGTTCCTGAGGGCCATAGATAATAAGACTTTCGTCAACGGTCTTGCAGTCAACAGACAGTACACAGCTG AAATAGTCGCACCTGCCTGGCTTTTTTCAAAGTCAACCACTTTTGCAGAATCTAGTGCTGAGGGTCTTCCTGGGTGGGCCATTGCATTGCTAGTGCTAGCATGCATCATCATACTGCTTATGTTCCTCGTCTTACTACTG TTATGCTTTTGGTGCTGTAGGAGAAAAGCTAAAAAGGAAGAAACACAAACCATTGCTCCGTATGAGAGAACGTCTTACAAAGAACATCTTTCTGATCCCACATATCTGTCACACACACCTGAGAAGAGGCCCAACTACCAGAGCATG GGAGAACCAGAAGCACAACATGACAACCGAGCCGGGATCTACATGATGAATCCTCAGAGATGA
- the polr3gla gene encoding RNA polymerase III subunit GL a, with amino-acid sequence MAGSRGRGRTQFSFSVDALGFGRGDSLPSTAHTPSPLFPPMQFRPVPLHAGEEVDYMLALKQELRASSKNLPFHIKAARTKTDVARYSDKYQNGEPKNNCIEWSPDWSRMPKELCIKVRKPRKTVIGAKPQLTRKPKVAAGKEEVLQKLETLEKREEEQHSEEEEDEEKKKQNEEEEEPDADEEYDEEEIEDETDYIMSYFDNGEDFGADSDDNMDEAVY; translated from the exons ATGGCAGGCAGCAGAGGTCGAGGACGCACTCAGTTCTCCTTCAGTGTGGACGCGCTGGGGTTTGGGAGAGGGGACTCCTTACCCTCTACTGCACACACACCCTCTCCACTCTTCCCT CCTATGCAGTTTAGGCCAGTGCCCCTGCACGCAGGAGAAGAGGTGGACTACATGCTCGCTCTGAAGCAGGAGCTGAGAGCCTCCAGCAAGAACCTGCCGTTCCACATAAAGGCAGCCAGGACAAAGACAG atgTGGCGCGTTACTCTGATAAATATCAAAACGGAGAGCCGAAGAACAACTGCATTGAATGGAGCCCAG ACTGGAGCCGAATGCCAAAAGAGCTTTGCATTAAAGTACGGAAGCCACGGAAAACAG TCATAGGTGCCAAGCCACAACTCACACGAAAACCAAAAGTAGCTGCTGGTAAAGAAGAGGTTCTCCAAAAACTAGAG ACGCTTGAGAAAAGAGAAGAAGAGCAGCattctgaggaagaggaggatgaagagaagaagaaacagaatgaggaggaggaggagccggATGCGGATGAAGAGTACGACGAAGAGGAGATTGAAGAT GAGACGGACTACATCATGTCTTACTTTGACAACGGAGAGGATTTCGGAGCAGACAGTGATGACAATATGGATGAGGCTGTCTACTAA